From the genome of Deltaproteobacteria bacterium, one region includes:
- a CDS encoding AAA family ATPase produces the protein MTVQPAQLVFEERAKKLVAARYSLVFVETFEEERLERVLASLAGRAFSQPVPLHVWSLTEGLVSEGQALPGTQDPVAALDAVIAFARPALFLFRDLHRCYGEPRVARRLREACRALRNSYKTIFVSGPSLEAPLEVQKELSLLDLPLPNIAEMDRIFADACASLKNVTLELGDERDALLRGALGLTEDEARQAFIKLMVGKKTVTPAIIEKLYEEKRDIVRREGILDYVPPRVRLEEIGGLAVLKDWLRQRQRFFSREAEDFGLSPPKGLLITGISGCGKSMAVQAVSTYWHMPLMRLDMNRVYAGVAGSPERTLERALRTAESIAPCVLWIDEIETAIVGAKGEGAGPATRIFSSFLTWMQEKEQIVFVAATANEIDKLPPELLRKGRFDEIFFVDLPSEAERMDIFSVHLKRRNQDLAGFDLVSLSKSTPGFNGAEIEQVVLSALYGAFDQNRGLTMKDLYRSLGRMVPLSTTMSERIKEIKRWADTRAVKASAQATT, from the coding sequence GTGACCGTACAGCCCGCGCAACTAGTCTTCGAGGAGCGCGCCAAGAAGCTCGTGGCCGCCCGGTACTCGCTCGTTTTCGTCGAAACCTTCGAAGAGGAGCGCCTCGAGCGCGTCCTGGCGAGTCTCGCGGGGCGGGCCTTCTCGCAGCCCGTCCCTCTGCACGTCTGGTCGCTCACCGAGGGGCTCGTCTCCGAAGGACAGGCGCTCCCCGGGACCCAGGACCCGGTCGCCGCCCTCGACGCCGTGATCGCCTTCGCCCGGCCGGCCCTCTTCCTCTTCCGCGACCTGCACCGCTGCTACGGCGAGCCCCGCGTGGCGCGCCGCCTCCGCGAGGCGTGCCGCGCCCTCCGCAACAGCTACAAGACGATCTTCGTGAGCGGGCCCTCCCTCGAGGCCCCGCTCGAGGTCCAGAAGGAGCTCTCGCTCCTCGACCTCCCCCTGCCGAACATCGCCGAGATGGACCGCATCTTCGCTGACGCCTGCGCCTCGCTGAAGAACGTCACGCTCGAGCTCGGCGACGAGCGCGACGCCCTCCTGCGCGGAGCCCTCGGGCTCACCGAGGACGAAGCCCGCCAGGCCTTCATCAAGCTGATGGTCGGCAAGAAGACGGTCACTCCCGCGATCATCGAGAAGCTCTACGAGGAGAAGCGCGACATCGTCCGCCGCGAGGGCATTCTGGACTACGTGCCGCCCCGCGTTCGTCTCGAGGAGATCGGGGGCCTCGCGGTCCTCAAGGACTGGCTGCGGCAGCGGCAGCGCTTCTTCTCGCGCGAGGCGGAGGACTTCGGCCTCTCCCCGCCGAAGGGCCTGCTCATCACGGGCATCAGCGGTTGCGGCAAGTCCATGGCCGTGCAAGCGGTGAGCACCTACTGGCACATGCCCCTCATGCGGCTGGACATGAACCGGGTCTACGCCGGCGTCGCCGGCAGCCCCGAACGCACGCTCGAACGCGCCCTCCGCACCGCGGAGTCGATCGCCCCCTGCGTCCTCTGGATCGACGAGATCGAAACCGCGATCGTGGGCGCCAAGGGCGAGGGAGCCGGCCCCGCCACGCGCATCTTCTCGTCCTTTCTCACCTGGATGCAGGAGAAGGAGCAGATCGTCTTCGTGGCCGCGACGGCCAACGAGATCGACAAGCTCCCCCCCGAGCTCCTGCGCAAGGGGCGCTTCGACGAGATCTTCTTCGTGGACCTGCCCAGCGAGGCCGAACGGATGGACATCTTCTCCGTGCACCTGAAGCGCCGAAACCAGGACCTGGCCGGCTTCGACCTGGTAAGCCTCTCGAAATCCACCCCCGGCTTCAACGGGGCCGAGATCGAGCAGGTCGTCCTCTCCGCCCTCTACGGCGCGTTCGACCAGAACCGCGGTCTGACCATGAAGGACCTCTACCGCAGCCTCGGACGCATGGTCCCACTCTCCA